In Halarcobacter bivalviorum, a genomic segment contains:
- a CDS encoding bifunctional proline dehydrogenase/L-glutamate gamma-semialdehyde dehydrogenase, with product MINEKEVIESAVKLAERWQNRATELVSDWDREFYIKMNKMLEHPKDKALLIELMDQCFRAESNSRVANQIVFLLEKHGMAHFFTTKDRTLLWLFQNIGKYLPNISVPMFVNQIREDTKTVVLKGEDEPFNKHLKMRREENTRVNINLIGEVVLGEEEASERMEKYLKALANPNIDYISIKISTIFSQISALDFEHTVEVLVEKLSTIYRQAQKYPYIAPDGTKSNKFINLDMEEYRDLAITVEVFKRTLEKEEFKDFYAGIVLQAYLPDSYLWQQKLCDWARKRVEKGGSPIKFRLVKGANMEMEETEASQKHWEMVTYTDKSDTDSNYKRMIRYALQPENAPFMHVGTGSHNLFELAFATQLAQELGTSEYHTIEMLEGMSEPARLAIKEISKSVILYGPTASKEQFTNAIAYLVRRLDENTGPNNFIRYSFGLKVGSKDWKMQEELFRKSFEKEATSFVGAKRKQDRLNEKWADFSHSSYDTKEYHAEADTDFVLPNNQEWARNIVKKWKFSKDIEHKVVPVVVGAEELTENRKIIEAIDKSQLKEGVLAGKFANATAEDLEKAVEVAAADIDGWRSKTHEQRHEVLKQVAIKVRERRDDLIGIAAAEVGKVFTETDVEVSEAVDFLEFYPYSVNYFQKYQNLEFSGKGVGVVVPPWNFPVAIPLGGIAAILAAGNTVIIKPASVAALTAYEMCKCFWDAGVSKNTLQFVPCPGALAGEHLIANKKVDFVILTGGEDTAYKMLETRADLFLTAETGGKDATIVTNMADRDQAVKNVCQSAFGNSGQKCSATSLLVLEEEVYNDKSFKKALIDTARSMSVGSVWDFKNRIGTLANPVSGALKQAISELEEGEEWALEPSYAEDNEYMLKPAIKWGIKEGSFIHKTELFGPVLAVIKANDLRHAVDIVNSTGYGLTSGIESLDEREVAYWKENLKAGNLYINRGTTGAIVLRQPFGGMGKSAIGAGRKVGIFNYITQFVNFEEINTPSVSKKYSTDLTRFIESYKSKTENKEDFEKLSFALQSYYENYENEFSQEKDYCKVRGEDNHFRYLPLNNVLIRVSNDDTLFEVLSRILAARVAKVHFKVSLDENAKVKSFLEEAYSTLFTARDNLVVQDEEKFKKEISKYDRVIFSDISKVSEEVFKEAAKTVTFIVRAKPMMEGRLELLNYFIEQSVSHSYHRYGNIGARDLEK from the coding sequence ATGATAAATGAAAAAGAAGTAATTGAATCAGCTGTAAAACTTGCTGAAAGATGGCAAAATAGAGCTACAGAACTTGTAAGTGATTGGGATAGAGAATTTTACATAAAAATGAATAAAATGCTTGAACATCCAAAAGATAAAGCACTATTAATTGAGTTAATGGATCAATGTTTTAGAGCAGAGTCAAATAGTAGAGTTGCAAATCAAATTGTTTTTTTATTAGAAAAACATGGGATGGCACACTTTTTTACAACAAAAGATAGAACTCTATTATGGTTATTTCAAAATATTGGTAAATATTTACCAAATATTTCTGTTCCTATGTTTGTTAATCAAATTAGAGAAGATACAAAAACAGTAGTTTTAAAAGGAGAAGATGAGCCTTTTAATAAACATCTTAAAATGAGAAGAGAAGAGAATACAAGAGTAAATATTAATTTAATTGGTGAAGTTGTTCTTGGTGAAGAAGAAGCAAGTGAGAGAATGGAAAAATATTTAAAAGCTTTAGCTAATCCAAATATAGACTATATCTCAATTAAAATTTCTACAATTTTTTCTCAAATCTCTGCTTTAGACTTTGAGCATACCGTTGAAGTTTTAGTAGAAAAATTAAGTACAATTTATAGACAAGCACAAAAATATCCTTATATTGCACCAGATGGCACAAAATCAAATAAATTTATCAATCTTGATATGGAAGAGTATAGAGATTTAGCAATTACTGTTGAAGTATTTAAAAGAACTTTAGAAAAAGAAGAGTTCAAAGATTTTTATGCAGGAATTGTTTTACAAGCATATCTACCAGACTCTTATTTATGGCAACAAAAGTTATGTGATTGGGCAAGAAAAAGAGTTGAAAAGGGTGGTAGTCCTATTAAGTTTAGACTTGTTAAAGGTGCTAATATGGAGATGGAAGAGACAGAAGCATCTCAAAAGCATTGGGAAATGGTAACTTATACAGATAAAAGTGATACTGACTCAAACTATAAAAGAATGATTAGATATGCATTACAACCAGAAAATGCTCCTTTTATGCATGTAGGAACAGGTTCACATAATCTATTTGAATTAGCTTTTGCTACACAATTAGCACAAGAGTTAGGAACAAGCGAATATCATACAATTGAGATGTTAGAAGGAATGAGTGAACCAGCAAGATTAGCAATTAAAGAGATCTCTAAGAGTGTAATTTTATATGGTCCTACAGCCTCAAAAGAGCAGTTTACAAATGCAATTGCATATTTAGTAAGAAGATTAGATGAAAATACAGGTCCAAATAACTTTATTAGATACTCATTTGGATTAAAAGTAGGTTCAAAAGATTGGAAAATGCAAGAAGAGTTATTTAGAAAATCTTTTGAAAAAGAGGCTACTTCTTTTGTTGGAGCAAAAAGGAAACAAGATAGATTAAATGAAAAATGGGCAGATTTTAGCCACTCTTCTTATGATACAAAAGAGTATCATGCAGAAGCTGATACGGATTTTGTTTTACCAAATAATCAAGAGTGGGCAAGAAATATTGTAAAAAAATGGAAATTCTCAAAAGATATTGAACATAAAGTAGTTCCAGTTGTAGTTGGTGCAGAAGAGTTAACTGAAAATAGAAAAATTATAGAAGCAATAGATAAATCTCAATTAAAAGAGGGTGTATTAGCAGGAAAATTTGCAAATGCTACAGCTGAAGATTTAGAAAAAGCAGTTGAAGTTGCTGCTGCTGATATTGATGGTTGGAGAAGTAAAACTCATGAACAAAGACATGAAGTATTAAAACAAGTAGCAATAAAGGTTAGAGAAAGAAGAGATGATTTAATTGGTATTGCAGCAGCTGAAGTTGGAAAAGTATTTACAGAAACAGATGTAGAGGTTTCTGAAGCAGTTGACTTTTTAGAGTTTTATCCTTATTCTGTAAACTATTTTCAAAAATATCAAAACTTAGAATTCTCAGGTAAAGGAGTAGGGGTTGTTGTGCCACCTTGGAATTTCCCTGTTGCAATTCCATTAGGAGGGATTGCTGCAATTTTAGCAGCTGGAAATACTGTTATTATTAAACCTGCTTCTGTAGCTGCTTTAACTGCATATGAAATGTGTAAATGTTTCTGGGATGCAGGAGTTTCAAAAAATACTTTACAGTTTGTTCCTTGTCCTGGTGCTTTAGCTGGAGAACATCTTATTGCAAATAAAAAAGTTGATTTTGTAATCTTAACAGGTGGAGAAGATACTGCATATAAAATGCTTGAAACAAGAGCAGATCTATTTTTAACTGCTGAAACTGGTGGAAAAGATGCAACTATTGTTACAAATATGGCAGATAGAGACCAAGCTGTTAAAAATGTTTGTCAAAGTGCTTTTGGAAACTCAGGACAAAAATGTTCGGCTACTTCACTTTTAGTATTAGAAGAGGAAGTTTATAATGATAAATCTTTCAAAAAAGCTTTAATTGATACTGCAAGATCTATGAGTGTTGGTTCAGTTTGGGATTTTAAAAATAGAATTGGAACATTAGCAAATCCTGTTAGTGGAGCTTTAAAACAAGCTATCTCTGAATTAGAAGAGGGTGAAGAATGGGCATTAGAGCCTTCATATGCTGAAGATAATGAATATATGTTAAAACCAGCAATTAAATGGGGAATAAAAGAGGGAAGTTTTATTCATAAAACAGAACTTTTTGGACCTGTACTAGCTGTAATTAAAGCAAATGATTTAAGACATGCAGTTGATATTGTAAATTCTACTGGGTATGGATTAACTTCTGGTATTGAATCATTAGATGAGAGAGAAGTGGCATATTGGAAAGAGAACTTAAAAGCAGGAAATCTATATATTAATAGAGGTACAACAGGAGCAATTGTTTTAAGACAACCTTTCGGTGGTATGGGTAAATCTGCAATTGGAGCTGGAAGAAAAGTAGGTATTTTTAACTATATTACACAGTTTGTTAATTTTGAAGAGATAAATACTCCTTCAGTATCAAAAAAATATTCAACAGATTTAACAAGATTTATAGAGTCTTATAAATCAAAAACTGAAAATAAAGAGGATTTTGAAAAACTATCTTTTGCTCTACAATCATATTATGAAAACTATGAGAATGAGTTTTCACAAGAGAAAGATTATTGTAAAGTTAGAGGAGAAGATAATCATTTTAGATATCTTCCATTAAATAATGTATTAATTAGAGTATCAAATGATGATACACTTTTTGAAGTATTATCAAGAATCTTAGCAGCAAGAGTAGCAAAAGTTCATTTTAAAGTATCTCTTGATGAAAATGCAAAAGTAAAATCTTTCCTAGAAGAGGCTTATTCAACTCTATTTACTGCTAGAGATAACTTAGTAGTGCAAGATGAAGAGAAATTTAAAAAAGAGATTTCAAAATATGATAGAGTAATCTTCTCTGATATCTCAAAGGTTTCAGAAGAGGTATTTAAAGAAGCTGCAAAAACAGTAACATTTATAGTAAGAGCTAAGCCTATGATGGAAGGAAGATTAGAACTTCTAAACTATTTTATAGAGCAATCAGTTTCTCATTCATACCATAGATATGGAAATATTGGAGCAAGAGACTTAGAAAAGTAA